CGCCCGTTCCCGCCGTCGCCGCCGCCAGTCCGATGAACTTCCGTCTATCCATAAACTATATTATGTATTTATTAACTGATAACTCTACTGACCGTTCGGTCGAACGAAGGTGGCTCGGCCGGGGGTTCAGCGCCGCTCGCGCTGCTCTACTTTGTTCAGCTCGATCAGCAGCCGGAAGATCGCCTTCACGAGGTTCGAGTCCACCTCGAACTGTTCGGCGTTCTCGCCCGCGCGGTCCATCACGCGCTGCTCCTGGCCCTCGTCGGTCGTCGGCAGGTCCCGCTCCGATTTCACCTCGGCGATGGTGTCGGCGACGTAGGTGCGTCGCGCGATCAGTTCGACGAGGTCGCGGTCGATCTCCTCGATCTCCTCGCGCAGTTCGTCCAGGTTCATTCCGTCCGCGCTCCCTCGGTCCGGGTCGTTGTCAGCCATGTGGTTCCATCCCGTGTCTCCCACTCATCCCGGAGGTCCGCTAAAACGTGTCGGTCCCCGACCGCGACGTAGCTCGGGCCGGTGCCCGACAGCGAGACGCCCGCGACGTCGGGGAGTGCCTCCAGCATCGGCTCGGTCGGGAAGCCGAGCGCCCCGCAGAACGCGAAGCCGTTGATCGACATCGCCCGCCCGTATCGCCCCTCCAGCGCGAGCTCGCAGACGACGTCGGCGATCGGGGCGATCCTCCGACAGCTCTCGACGTCGGCGTCGGCGCTGAACGCCTGCTCGGGGGGCGTCCATACCAGCGCGTCCCACTCGACGGCCTCGTTCGCGAGCAGCTCGTCCCCCGAGTTGTCCGTCACGGTGACGCCCCCGAGCATCGAGGCGGAGGCGTCGTCGAACGCTCCTGTTACTGTGACGCCGACCTCGCGGGCCGCCCGCACCCCGAGCCGACAGGCCTCGAGCGGGTCGGGCTCGATCCCGAGCGCGTCGCAGGTCGCGAGCACCGTCGCGTTCGCGGCGGCGCTCGAGCTCTTCAGCCCCGCCGCGAGCGGCACCTCGCTCTCGGTTCGCACCGTGCCGCCGGCCTCAGCCACTCCAGCCTCGTCGCCGTACTCCTCGCGGGCGAGCTCGACGCAGCGCTCGATCAGCGCGGTGTCGGCGTCGGGCGCCCCGTCGATCTCGCCGCGCACCTCGTTCGTGTCGTCGAGCTCGACGCTCGCGGTGGTCTCGAGGTCGATCGCGAACGCGGCGCCCCGCTCGTTCGCCAGCGCGTTGAGGATCGTTCCCGCCGCGGGGGCGTGTGCCCGGCCGTTCATACCCGGTCCACTCGGGGTCCGTACTTACGGGCTTCGAACGCGGCGCTTTTCCGCCGGGGCACGTAGTACGGATATGAGCCAGCGAAGCAACGTCTCGCCCTCGACGCTGGGGATCGAGCTCGCCGAAAGCGGCATCGCCGTCGAGTATCTCGACGGCCGGGAGGTGTTCTACCACGGCGTTCCGGAGGCGGTCTCGGGCACCCTCAGAACCCCGCCCGGAAAGGAGGTCCACGTCCTCGTCACCGACCCGACCGAGACCGAGGGCGTGATGCTGTACGTCAACGACCGCAAGACCCACGACGAGGTGCTCGAGTCGACCGGCGTCGGGCGCGTGTTCGTCGACCCCGACGAGGAGGAGGAGGTCTTCCCCGGCGTCGAGGTCCGCACGGAGGGCCATCGGGTGCTCGTCGACGCCGACCCCGAGGTCGCCCGCGGGCGGGTGTTCGTCTTCGCCGAGGACGACATGAGCGAGCACTCCTACGAGATGGTCAACGAGGAGTGACGCGTCACTGGATATACGAGGGGTCCTCGGCGTCGCAGTTGGTCTCGTGCTGGCGGGCGTCCTCCTGCTCGTCGAACATGAGTCCACAGCCCTCGCACTCGTACCACGTCCCGTCGTCACGTTCGGTCCGTACTACCATAGTACACAGTGCGACGGCGCCGACCAAATGCGTTGCGTCGGATCGGGGCTATTGCCGACCATAACTGTTAGTTCACGCCCCTCAAGAACTCTCCGGGACAGTACTATGGGCCTCGGCGTGGTCCCCCGATCGAGGAACCATGACCGACACGGAACTCGCGAGCCACGAGTGGTGGGAGTCGTACCGGGAGGTCGTCAACGGCGATCCCGAGCTGGGGGTCAGGGGACACGACGCCTTCGACGAGAACTTCTACGTCGAGATCGGCGACGAGCGGACGCTGATCCGGATGAACGAGGGGGAGATCGAGGACGTCGTCCCGAACCCGACGCTGAACCACCGGTGGTCGTTCGGCGTCGAGGGCTCCCGAGAGGCCTGGGAGGAGTTCGTCAGCGAGAAGCCGCCGGCGTTCAACCACGAGATCATCGCCTCCCACTACCGCAGCGCGGTCGCCGGCGACGAGGGCCACCTCCAGCTCACCGGCGACAACAAGAAGGTCTTCCAGAACCTGCGGGCCTTCCAGCGCACGCTCGAGCTGATGCGGGTCGCCCACAACGGGGGCAGCGTCTCCACGAGGGGCGCGTTCGAGGCCGGCGACGGGATCGAGCCGATCGCCGGCAACTACGTCCACATCGATGTCGACGGCACCGACCACCGGGTCTACTACGAGGAGAACGGCCCCGAGGACGGGATCCCGCTGCTCTGTCAGCACACCGCCGGCTGTAACAACGGGGAGTGGCGCCACCTGCTCTCAGACGAGTCGATCACCGACGACTTTCGCGTGATCGCCTACGACCTGCCCTACCACGGGAAGTCCGTCCCGCCGACCTCCGAGCCGTGGTGGGAGGAGGACTACACCCTGACGGCCGAGGAGTTCGCCGAGACCATCGTCGCCATCGCGGACGCCCTGGAGATCGAGGACCCGATCTACATGGGATCGAGCATGGGCGGGAACGTCACCCTCGAGCTCGCCGACTGGTATCCCGAGCGGTTCCGCGCGCTGATCGGCCTCGAATGCGGGGCACACAGCCCGGGATTCTACATCGACTGGCTCGATCACCCGCATATCAACACGACGGAGGTCAACGCCTACGCCTGCTGGGGGCTGATGGCCCCCCAGAGCCCCGAGCAGGCTCGCAGGGAAACGATGTACCACTACGAGCAGGGCGCGACGGGCGTGTTCAAGGGCGACCTCTACTACTACTCGGTCGACCACGACTACCGCGGGAAGCTCGACCGGGTGAACGCCGAGGAGTGTCCCCTCTATATCGTCAACGGCGAGTACGACTACCTCACGACGCCCGAGGACGGCCGCGAGACCGCCGAGGGGATCGGCGAGGGGGCGACCGCCGTCGAGATGGGGAAGATCGGCCACTTCCCGATGAGCGAGCACCCAGAGCTGTTCAACGCCTATCTCGGGGAGCTCCTCGCGGACGTCACCGGCGAGCGCGAGGGGGAGTTGCCGGACGTGCTCTCGCCCGCGGACGTCGGGGTCGAGCTCGGCCCGTCGGCCCCGGACGCGAGCTAGACCGCCCGAGTGCGGGAGCCCGAACGGTAAAGGCGGCCCGACCCCCACGGGACGACATGAGCGACTCAGACGTGACCCTCTCGGTCCGCGGCGCCGAAAAGCGCGACGCGGGCCGCGGGGTCGCGCGCCTGCCCGAAGCTGCCCGCCAGGCCCTCTCCGTGTTGAGCGGCGACACCGTCCTCATCGAGGGCGAACGGACCACCGTCGCGAAGGTCTGGCCCGCCGGCCCGAGCGCCGAGAGCGGCACCGTCCAGGTCGACGCCGACACCCGCGCGAACGCCGGCGTGAGCATCGGCGACACCGTCAGGGTGCGAAAACAGACCGTCGAGGACGCCCGGTCGGTGACGATCACCCCGCCGGTATCGATCTCCGCGGAGGACGCAGAAAGCGTCGAGCGCGCGGTGAAACGCGACCTGCGCGATCGGCCCGTCCGGGCCGGCGAGCGGGTGCGGATCGAGCGCCTCGGCGTGGGGCCGTTCTCGATCACCGACACCGACCCCGACGGGACCGTGCGGATCACCGACTCGACGCGGGTGACGGTGCCGGCGGACGTCGAGTCCGCCGAGGCCGCCGAGGGCGGGGGCGACGGCCGGATCAGCTA
The sequence above is a segment of the Halalkalicoccus tibetensis genome. Coding sequences within it:
- a CDS encoding chorismate mutase, whose product is MNLDELREEIEEIDRDLVELIARRTYVADTIAEVKSERDLPTTDEGQEQRVMDRAGENAEQFEVDSNLVKAIFRLLIELNKVEQRERR
- a CDS encoding shikimate kinase, with translation MNGRAHAPAAGTILNALANERGAAFAIDLETTASVELDDTNEVRGEIDGAPDADTALIERCVELAREEYGDEAGVAEAGGTVRTESEVPLAAGLKSSSAAANATVLATCDALGIEPDPLEACRLGVRAAREVGVTVTGAFDDASASMLGGVTVTDNSGDELLANEAVEWDALVWTPPEQAFSADADVESCRRIAPIADVVCELALEGRYGRAMSINGFAFCGALGFPTEPMLEALPDVAGVSLSGTGPSYVAVGDRHVLADLRDEWETRDGTTWLTTTRTEGARTE
- a CDS encoding DUF5796 family protein, whose protein sequence is MSQRSNVSPSTLGIELAESGIAVEYLDGREVFYHGVPEAVSGTLRTPPGKEVHVLVTDPTETEGVMLYVNDRKTHDEVLESTGVGRVFVDPDEEEEVFPGVEVRTEGHRVLVDADPEVARGRVFVFAEDDMSEHSYEMVNEE
- a CDS encoding alpha/beta hydrolase: MTDTELASHEWWESYREVVNGDPELGVRGHDAFDENFYVEIGDERTLIRMNEGEIEDVVPNPTLNHRWSFGVEGSREAWEEFVSEKPPAFNHEIIASHYRSAVAGDEGHLQLTGDNKKVFQNLRAFQRTLELMRVAHNGGSVSTRGAFEAGDGIEPIAGNYVHIDVDGTDHRVYYEENGPEDGIPLLCQHTAGCNNGEWRHLLSDESITDDFRVIAYDLPYHGKSVPPTSEPWWEEDYTLTAEEFAETIVAIADALEIEDPIYMGSSMGGNVTLELADWYPERFRALIGLECGAHSPGFYIDWLDHPHINTTEVNAYACWGLMAPQSPEQARRETMYHYEQGATGVFKGDLYYYSVDHDYRGKLDRVNAEECPLYIVNGEYDYLTTPEDGRETAEGIGEGATAVEMGKIGHFPMSEHPELFNAYLGELLADVTGEREGELPDVLSPADVGVELGPSAPDAS